One Colias croceus chromosome 29, ilColCroc2.1 DNA segment encodes these proteins:
- the LOC123704328 gene encoding multidrug resistance protein homolog 49-like — MKGQSKRFVNHKGQAYDMGVKKDDDNIGFLDLWRYATLPEKLATLLAAISGFICSSGMVAAVLIYGELTALFVQRNNAKDPPSSRMILTVFGGANKLYESNRTLHMDALVDDSVSFALASVAIMAAQILFAAAAVSLANWAAVRMITRIRWRLLRSVLSQETAFFDTNTSMNFATTITEDTEKLRAGVGQHVAMISYLVGNVVNSSIVAMVYGWQLTLAGLAVVPLALVVTATVAKYQTRCSSEEVTSYGTAGRVVEQALAAIRTVRAYGGEGKEVESYKHSLIGASKAAYRRCAWAATGSGLGWLLTYSLNAVVFAYGAALCVRDMDLPPERMAYHPGVMVSVLFCCFAAAQNIAMCNPHLEIFSTARGAAKSLFKILEKKSKINALEDSGIKPEKFKGNIVFENLYFNYPSRPDVKVLRGLTLRINAGETVALVGSSGSGKSTLLQLLLRAYEPDAGNVTVDGNNLKELNLHHFRTSIGVVGQEPVLFSGTIRDNITLGVDGASEQDIIQAAKTAHAHTFISKLVNGYDTTIGEGGAQLSGGQKQRVAIARALLRKPAILLLDEPTSALDPASEKQVQLALDAASKGRTTLVVSHRLSTIVNASRIVYVDQGSVLEQGTHSQLLEKKGAYWKLVQNDLTNRSIVTMQEECANDDVPVKLTRVRRNSSMLSRKESFNRDSFIRGSRRMGSMTSLHNSPPDGVPQIQEIEGEKEEDVSALQLLKLNKEEWPLLLGGGIASLLIGATMPIFALLFSKLYGMFSWPDRDAILAQSQLYAGLFAGAAALSGLVTFLQGWLLGTAGAKLTDRLRVATFANYLRQEQGWFDEACNSVGALCARLATDCAAVQGATGTRLGTVLQGISTMVLGVGLAMFYSWKMTLISLISVPCVIGAICLEGYINKKSEIREQEELEQATRLATEAVMNVRTVHSLGAEQSFLDRYAHSLASRRPRWARGPVYGLCLCAPTAGYALSLAAGGWLIAREGLQYEYAILVSEALIYGAWMLAEALSFAPNFTAAKRAGARVIRALNRSPKVRDMCEDEEWVSTGNITFTDVHFSYPTRPQVQVLRGLNLSIPAGQTVALVGPSGSGKSTVMHLLLRSYDPLSGSVSLDSRDISKQLTLKRLRSQFGLVQQEPTVFERSIRDNIAYGDNSRTVEMQEVVDAATKANVHAFIASLPMGYDSVLGSGSASLSGGQRQRLALARALLREPRVLLLDEATSALDAAAEQVVQAALEKASLGRTTVIIAHRLATIRHAHLIYVIDKGVVAESGSHEELVKKRGIYWDLLQQQAPGDLS; from the exons TGGCGCTATGCAACCCTCCCAGAGAAGCTTGCTACTCTCCTCGCGGCTATATCCGGCTTCATATGTTCTAGTGGAATGGTAGCTGCTGTACTAATATATGGTGAATTGACAGCACTATTCGTGCAGAGGAATAATGCGAAAGATCCGCCGTCTAGTAGAATGATCTTGACGGTGTTTGGAGGGGCTAATAAGTT ATACGAAAGCAATAGAACACTCCACATGGACGCATTGGTCGATGACTCTGTCTCTTTCGCACTCGCGAGTGTTGCAATCATGGCGGCTCAAATATTGTTCGCGGCTGCAGCTGTCAGTTTGGCTAATTGGGCTGCTGTAAGAATG ATAACAAGAATACGATGGCGACTGTTACGTTCAGTATTAAGTCAGGAAACGGCTTTCTTTGATACAAACACCTCAATGAATTTCGCTACAACTATTACTGA GGACACAGAAAAGCTCCGCGCTGGTGTTGGCCAACATGTAGCAATGATAAGCTATTTAGTTGGCAATGTTGTCAACTCGTCAATAGTGGCCATGGTGTACGGTTGGCAGCTAACATTGGCCGGGTTGGCGGTTGTGCCGCTCGCTTTGGTGGTCACTGCTACTGTTGCAAAG TACCAAACGCGTTGTTCGTCAGAGGAAGTGACGTCATACGGTACAGCTGGTCGAGTGGTTGAACAGGCACTCGCTGCTATACGTACAGTTCGTGCTTATGGTGGGGAGGGGAAGGAGGTTGAGAG CTATAAACACTCCCTTATTGGGGCTAGCAAAGCCGCTTACCGTCGCTGTGCGTGGGCAGCCACTGGCTCAGGGCTCGGTTGGCTGCTCACGTACAGCCTCAACGCGGTCGTGTTCGCGTACGGCGCCGCGCTCTGCGTGCGCGACATGGACCTGCCGCCCGAGCGCATGGCCTACCACCCGGGCGTGATGGTGTCG GTACTATTCTGCTGTTTCGCTGCAGCCCAAAACATTGCCATGTGCAATCCACATTTGGAAATATTCTCAACAGCAAGAGGTGCAGCTAAATCcctctttaaaatattggagaaAAAGTCCAAAATAAACGCTCTAGAAGATTCTGGAATTAAACCGGAGAAGTTTAAGGGCAATATCGTGTTTGAGAATTTGTATTTCAATTATCCGTCGAGGCCGGATGTtaag gtactcCGAGGACTAACACTACGCATaaacgcgggtgaaacagTAGCTCTTGTAGGCAGCTCTGGCAGTGGCAAATCgacattattacaattattgcTAAGAGCATATGAACCTGATGCAGGAAATGTTACTGTGGATGGAAATAACTTGAAGGAATTGAATTTACACCACTTTAGGACTAGTATTG GTGTAGTAGGCCAAGAGCCAGTGCTATTCAGTGGCACAATACGTGACAACATCACGCTAGGAGTAGATGGCGCTAGTGAGCAAGATATTATACAAGCGGCTAAAACTGCGCACGCACACACGTTTATAAGCAAACTTGTTAAT GGTTACGACACAACAATAGGTGAGGGTGGGGCTCAATTATCTGGTGGACAAAAACAAAGGGTTGCTATAGCTAGAGCGTTATTGCGAAAACCTGCCATTTTGTTGTTGGACGAACCGACATCTGCGTTGGACCCGGCTTCAGAGAAACAG GTGCAATTAGCATTAGACGCTGCAAGTAAAGGACGCACTACGCTAGTAGTGTCTCATCG ACTATCAACAATAGTGAATGCATCTCGTATAGTGTACGTGGACCAAGGTTCGGTTCTCGAGCAGGGCACACATTCTCAACTGTTAGAAAAGAAGGGAGCTTATTGGAAATTAGTACAAAACGACTTGACTAATAG gaGTATAGTTACAATGCAGGAAGAATGTGCGAACGATGATGTTCCAGTGAAACTCACTCGAGTGAGGCGGAATAGTAGTATGCTGTCACGAAAAG aaTCATTCAATCGAGACAGTTTTATCCGCGGAAGCCGTCGCATGGGATCAATGACGTCACTCCACAATTCACCACCAGATGGCGTTCCGCAGATT CAAGAGATCGAAGGAGAGAAAGAAGAAGATGTGTCCGCTTTACAACTTCTAAAGTTGAATAAAGAAGAATGGCCTTTACTCTTGGGCGGAGGAATAGCGTCCTTATTGATTGGGGCTACAATGCCGATATTTGCTTTGCTGTTCTCTAAGTTGTATGGG ATGTTCTCATGGCCAGACCGTGACGCAATACTAGCACAATCCCAACTATACGCCGGTTTATTCGCCGGAGCGGCAGCCCTGAGTGGTCTAGTGACGTTCCTACAGGGCTGGCTGCTTGGCACAGCGGGGGCTAAGCTGACGGACAGATTGAGGGTTGCCACATTTGCGAATTATTTGCGACAG GAACAAGGCTGGTTCGACGAAGCCTGTAATTCAGTTGGCGCGTTATGTGCGCGATTGGCCACAGACTGTGCTGCTGTACAGGGCGCTACAG gAACTCGTTTAGGAACAGTACTACAAGGAATTAGTACTATGGTGCTAGGAGTAGGACTTGCTATGTTCTATTCTTGGAAAATGACGCTCATCAGTTTGATTAGTGTGCCTTGT GTAATCGGAGCGATATGTCTAGAAggttatataaataagaaatcaGAAATAAGAGAACAAGAGGAGTTGGAACAAGCGACCCGACTTGCTACAGAAGCTGTTATGAACGTACGCACTGTACATAGCttag GCGCGGAACAGTCGTTCCTCGACCGCTACGCACACTCACTAGCGTCCCGCCGGCCCCGCTGGGCGCGCGGTCCGGTGTACGGGCTGTGCTTGTGCGCTCCGACCGCGGGGTATGCGCTGTCTTTGGCAGCCGGGGGATGGTTGATCGCGAGAGAGGGGTTGCAATATGAATATGCTATTTT AGTCTCAGAGGCCCTAATTTACGGAGCGTGGATGTTGGCTGAGGCCCTATCCTTTGCACCGAACTTTACAGCTGCAAAACGTGCTGGGGCCCGAGTAATTAGGGCCCTAAATAGGAGCCCTAAAGTGAGAGATATGTGTGAAGATGAGGAATgg GTATCAACCGGCAACATAACCTTCACCGACGTCCATTTCTCGTACCCCACGAGGCCCCAAGTGCAAGTCCTTCGGGGCCTCAACCTTTCCATACCGGCGGGACAGACTGTAGCCCTTGTAGGGCCCTCGGGGAGTGGGAAGTCTACGGTCATGCATTTGTTGCTGAGAAGCTATGACCCTTTGAGCGGGTCTGTG AGTTTAGATTCCCGCGACATCAGCAAGCAGCTCACACTCAAACGACTCCGCAGCCAATTCGGCTTAGTTCAACAGGAACCAACAGTTTTTGAGAGAAGCATTCGTGATAACATCGCGTATGGAGATAACAGTAGAACGGTCGAGATGCAGGAAGTTGTAGATGCTGCTACAAAAGCGAACGTACATGCGTTCATAGCTAGCTTGCCTATG GGTTACGACTCAGTGCTTGGATCGGGCAGCGCGTCGCTGTCGGGCGGACAGCGACAGCGCCTCGCCCTCGCGCGCGCGCTGCTGCGGGAGCCGCGCGTGCTGCTGCTGGACGAGGCCACCTCCGCGCTAGACGCTGCTGCTGAGCAG